tgaaattaaacaaataagagtattttttaatgatatttagattttttttttactatggAACAAATATTTCGTTCATAAAATAATCATACAACACTtacaaataacaaaaaggtTTATTTAAAACtacacaaaattaaaagtagtgcaataatattatatataagatattatttttgaataatgcTATAGATCTAAGTTTTTATtaaccaaatttaattaaatttaatctaacataataaaaattagttatgactacattattttaaattttattgtttaatttagttaaatttaatttaataaaaaaatttaggtatatatataatattattcatttttttaaataaatctaaattCTTTTCTTATATGAAAATATTCAATGAACAAAATATTATCTATAGTATATTTATTTAGAGATGAACCGTAACCATAactattcataaaaaaaaaataaaacaccaCAAAATAAAGAGGAGAAAAATTCTTCATAAAgggttattaaaattaaacaaagataGAAAATACATAATCAAACCATAAAACAAACAAAGTATTAAAACTAGACTGAAAAGCGGttgaaaaatcgaaaaacaggaGAAAAGGGAGGAACAAGACGAAAGGGAAtaaaaggagaaggagaaggttGGAGTGGAGGGAGGAGGGgtgaaaaaagggaagaaacagaagaagaggaaagaaagaggtaGAACAGATGGAGGAGAGGGTGAGAGCATAGTAGATTAGtagttaaaatttttcaatttaacttttaaaattatttgatattacaattttaaatcaatctattgattttataaaatgtatactaaaaattttagtattttacaatttaaattttattaaaattttatattttatctatttaatttatttttttgatttctaaaattttggtatttaattaataaaaaaataattttatattattaaataaaattttatactattaaaaatattaataataactaattaatagctacaaattataaaatttacgAATCTCTTAACATTCTTCAACAAAGATATCGGTGCAAAGAAGTTTTGCTCAATAaagtaaaagttttttttagtgTAGATTAAAGTTGATAGAATTAAAAGTGATAAATTTGTAATATTATACTATATATACTaagtataatataattttatttaatagtaataagttaataataaaaaataatacattaattaaaagaaaaaatatcattaagattttaaatcataaaaattgcTAAATGATACTAATTAGCTTAATAAGACATCTTCAAATAGGATTATATTATATGACAtccattcaattttttttttaagacgTGCCATCCTTTGATGTGATTACAGATATATGGATTTAAAGACTAGGAATTAACAAATATTGACTTTGTTCGCATGGGAGGATTAtcttacatatatatttaatattttaaatatctagtaaaagtgattgccaaaatattatcaaatttatttaaataaaatattttcattcgAAACTTTTTCTAATGTTATTGTctgaaataaaaatagaaggcTCGCACTAACGGTATGATGCGTAGACGAGGCGACAAATAAAATATGCGGGAAATATTATTCGTGGATGACGGAAAACAAAAGCATATGCATTACTTTTGACGAATTTTACCTATGATTCTGATAACATAATTTACCTAACGAAATTAATAAAGTTGGTACGTATGATTTGAGCAAAATAGTCAAAGATTTCAACTGTGGTGCAGCTTATTCCTAACAGTCCAAAGGTTTAGTTATTACATAAGATAAAATATGACCCAACAAGGCAGATCAGAGACATCCGTCTCTGTCAAAGTCTGAATAAATTCCACTAAAAATCTTAGCAATTGGACTTAAGAGACTAAAGAATGAAGAGATGACAAGTGCCATGACGCCATCATGCATGCCATGGAACCACTATAAAACCCCACTCCCCCTCTCTGCTTTCAGCATCCAAAACAAACATGGCTCTCAAAAACACACTTGCAGTGTTGCTACTTGCATTGCTCTTTGCAGCAGTCTCCATTGCTGATGAATACCCTAAACCTATTCACAAGCCTCCGTTCCAAAAGCCACCCTATGAGAAGCCTCCATACCATAAGCCACCATTCGAGAAACCACCACACGAGAAGCCACCCTTTGAGAAGCCACCACATGAGAAGCCACCATATGAAAAACCACCACACGAGAAGCCACCCTATGGAAAGCCACCCCATCAGGAGGAGCAAGTAGAGAAGGTTGAGGTTAATGGCTACTACAAGCCACCACAACACCATGAGCCTCGTCCTTACAAGCCACcgtatggaggtggtggacacgGCGGTCACCACCCTCCGGCTGAGAATGAGGAGACTGACGGTTACTACAAACCACATCCACACCCATACAAGCCACACCCACCTCATCACGGCCACTGGCCTCCAACTGCCAACTAAATGCATGTATCATGTATGCTTGTTAGTATGGTGATGGTTACGGTGATTTCAAATGTTAAATAAAATGCGGCTTAGGATAGTAGTTGCCGCTACTCTTTGCTGCTTATACTCATGTAATCATCGTTTTCTTCTAATACTTTACTTCCATCTCTATCTTCCTGCTTTATTTACCTTCTCTTATCCTCCACTATTCTACTTCGTCCTTCTCCTCTTACTTCTCTTCCTACCTAGCTTGCTTGCTCCATCTATTATTAATAATGGATTTCTTTTCATATACTTGCTGCTACTTGTTCAATGCAACTTATCGCTTCTACCATTCTCTTCATTTCAATAAGCACTTTCTAAACCTTAGCACAACAGATGCATTTTAAAGGAAATAATGACATGGGTCAACACttttagtaatataaaatagaaattttgttagcattaattcaaatataaaacaaaaatatatatagaaaagaaaGTTATTAATCATCGTCTAACATTTTTCCTAGTCGTCAATGctacaattttaattaaaacaatatatatagtATCATCAGTCTGTCTCTACATTTCCAGagtcaatataaaatatatattaaaatataaaatatatattaaaaataaattaaataaaaatatatatatttatacatataaatatataataactaatattaatggttaattttaatataaatgaaaCTGTAAAACTgagttaatttaatataataataacaattatattataCCGGAAAAATACTATATGTATCACTTTAATTGTGTCTTATATTCTAATAcatcttttattttagtattaaaattaaGGTTCAAAATTGTCGAAAGTAGAGAATTGGTAAAGTGAGAAAATATggagttaataaattttaaatcaatataGTGAAATTCAGATATGATCgaagttataaaattaatggaCCAATTTTTAACAAATGCAACCTTTTTGGTGAATCTGTCTCTTTTCGAAATATTTATAGCGTCTTTTATCTATAATTTCGTTTATTCGGTTTTACAAAATttgaacttaaaaaatattcGTAAAACAAACATTCTAAAAGAATGCCATATATGATTGGTCATCTAATCGTGGTTATCTAGATGTCCAAATAAAAAGGAATTGAAACGATCCAACtccactttttaattttttttaaaatattaaaaaaatggatTCTATTTATAACATAATAATGCActgttaatatataataattttacatGTATATTTGATTacgtaattattttttatgttaattatatgaataattatttaaaagaattaatataattaaataattgtataaaatatttataaattacagTACATTAATATAATGGATCGCCCTTACTGATGAATGTAtttctttgtgttttgttttttgGACTTGTCAGTTGATATATTTCAATAATCGTCGATCCATAGCCAAACCTATAAACATCatcaattaattcttttttGGACAACCAATATTGGGCTTTGATTGGGAAAAGGTGGAGGTCGAGATTTGCTTTGTAAAGCTTCATTATTATTTGATCTCCAATCCAATCCATTTGGATGTTTCTTGTATATAGACGAATTTGGTTTGTTGACCAAAACTAAAAACTCAAATTTCGCCTTAGACCACAAAAGAGGAAATTGTTTAGCTAGAATGTCCGGCCCAAATGTATTGTCTTTTTTAATTGTGTAtttgatattttgatttgttttttattttttattttataaattaaaagtaaaaaaatacaaaaaagacacaaattaaatgcATTATAAAATCTCTCTATTAATGTTCTATTTATGAGACAAGAGCCCTGAATTTTCCGCACACATGTGTGGACTTATTCTGCGTCCTGTCATAAATTATCAATTGGATTGATGCATGCTAGTTCTGGTGCTTCAAGTCTACTGCAGACAAATCAGCTAGTTTGACGCAAGGTTTAGGTAGCATATAATATAAAGAGTAAattgacaaataaatttttaaagatttatatttgagataaattaattaaaaaaattaataatttttttgaagataataaatatagatatattatttttaaattaatttttataattaaaataaaaaaatttaatttaaattaatttatttacatttattattataaaaaattttattaatatattttttaaattaatttatctaaaatataaattttttaaatttatttatcactTCCCTCTTCAAAATAACACGGACTAAACACAATTACAATTCCGTGAAATTACGAACATATCATCCAAAAAAAAGGAAACTAATATTTATAATGAAATAACCATAATCTAATTTAGGGGAAAAAAACCATATAACATTTGATATTTCcttaatttactaaaaaatgAATGGGATAAAGTATACCAACAAGAGTGAAGAGTCAGAATGCGAaactcataaaataataaaatatagttGTGAGGAAGAAAAGAGTACCAAGATGAAATCTTCACTaattcacaaattcaattcTTGTTACGTTACAACTAAATATGACCATTTGAAATGTTGAAAATGAAGCAAGGAAGTATGAGTCCTAAAACAAGAATGGGAATTACTATTACTATTCTCATCTTCACCCAAATCTTGCTCTGCATTCATGCTACTGAAACAGATATATTCTGTTTAAAATCCATCAAGGATTCCTTAGAAGATCCATATAATTTCTTAGCTAGCTGGGACTTCAACAACAAAACCGAAGGTGTCATTTGCATTTTTGTGGGTGTTAACTGCTGGAATCCCAATGAAAACAGAGTGCTAGGAATCGACCTGTCAAACATGAGGCTGAAGGGCCAGTTTCCGCGGGGACTTCATAATTGCACTTCATTAACTGCCTTAGACCTTTCATCAAACAGCTTATGGGCACCTCTCCCCTCTGATATTCATACATTACTCCCCTTCGCTGTCTCCATTGATCTCTCCAACAACCACTTCAGCGGACAGATTCCACCGTCTCTCGCTAGCTGCACTTACCTGAATGTTCTCAAGCTTGATGGCAACATGCTCAGTGGTGGAATCCCGGGTCAACTTGCGGCGCTTCCCAGGATCCGAACACTGTCTTTTGACAACAATAAGTTGTCAGGGGAAGTTCCTAACTTGGCATATGGTTCGGTAAGTGTTAGCTATGCTAAGAATAGGGGGCTTTGTGGAGGGCCCTTGGAACCATGCTCCTTCGACGGAGGAGGAGGGCTTATTATCATGGACCAATCCTTCAAGGATGGCCTTTTTGTTGGTTTTGCATCATCCTTTAGTTTTCTTCTTGCGTGCATCTTTTTCCTTTCAAATAGTTACTGGGCAAAATTATTGAAGTGGATCAACCACAATAAAGGTGTAGAACTAGTCAAATATGTGTGTTCCATCATCACAGGGAGAAAGCTCGGAATAGAAGCTGATCAGATGCCTCAATTGCAGGAGAAAGGAAGCCAAAAGGTATTCCTTCTCTTCCATTTCTTTTCCTCAACGCTTTATTTACTCTGTCTGTAATCTGTATATTTATATTGTagtcttctttccttttttttttttatcttttcaacttTGTTTGGAAATTGGACAATCTTAGTTATTTACAATAATTAAACAAGAAAGCTATGTAACTCTACTTATGTTCTTTATCTTAATGAAATTAGCTACTTATACATTTATCATGTTAGTTTCCTACATGAGTGCAGTCCTGttaatgttgcaagtgtgaggagcGTATGAAATTAGTTCTATATTGAAAAAAGTAAAGAAGAGTGagaagtttataagatgagagacctattagatattttaaggttttgagttggatgtggtgtcttaTCTGTTCTCTTTTAAAAGAGTATTCAAGAAGAATAGGAGGAGTTTATGTACTTAATGTGTTGGTTCACACTTGAGGCGGAGATTGTTAATGTAATAATATTGCTTTTTCCATTTTGCCTTTTGGTCttaatttacttttatattgATTCTATCACACCCATTATTGATGCTGCTTGACTGACCCAAACATTAAGATTAGTAATAAACTGAATCAACTCAAACCAAATGACTTGAGGTCTATCGGTTGAATTTAGAGATATACTAGACTACTATATTTCATTACATTTCATGAATGCAAACATTAAGTGAATTTCTATAGCTTTATTATATAGATAATTTCATTGATAGTTGTGAGTTGAATTCACAGATAGCTCTACTACTGGAAAGATTAACATCCACTATGAAGTTTGAAGAACTAAATGATGCAACAGACGGATTTTCTATAAACAATGCAATTGGGTTTGGAAAGATGGGAATAATGTACAAGGGAAAATTGGCTAACGGTTGGCACCTAGCCATTAAGAAACTAACTGATTCTCAACAATTTGGGAGACGAGTTCTTATAGAAATAAGGATTCTAGGTAAGCTCCGACACAGAAACATAGTTCCCCTGCTTGGGTTCTGCATCGAAAACGATGAAAGGATTCTGGTGTACCCGTATTTCTCAAATGGAAGACTCTCGAAATGGTTGCACCCTTTGGAAACTGAGGCTATGATATTGACATGGCCACAGAGGATTAACATTGCACTAGGTGTGGCTAGAGCCTTATCTTGGCTCCATCATTTATGCAATCTGCATGTGGTGCACTTGAATATTTGTTCACGGAGTATCTTGCTAGATAAGAATTTTGAACCCAAGTTATCCAATTTTGGAGATGCCAAGTTTTTGAACCCCAACAACCATGAGAGTCTAGGCATGTCGTTTTATATCAAGGATGGGAAGAAGGATGTTTATGATTTTGGTAATGTAATTTTTGAGTTGGTCACGGGAAAATTATATGAGGAATTGGTGGAGAGTTCATGTAACAATGCTAATCTATCTCCTAATCCTTCAAGTTTTTATAGTGCAATTGATAAGTTTATTATTGGTGAAGGGTTTGAAAGTGAAGCGTTTATGCTCATGAAGATTGCTTGCGAGTGTGTTCAGCCTTTTCCAGAACAAAGACCAACAATGGTTCAAGTCTACAACAAAATGAGCAGTCTATGGGAAGAGAGACATGAACTTTGCGGTGATTCTAACACTTGCACGCGATCAGAGAGTTTTTCTGCTACTGACCGTGATGAATTTGTTGAATTATAACCATAGTTGTCGTAgactttaatatatattataatattttattttcttttggcccccatttgctgtaaaactTGTTCTTGGA
The genomic region above belongs to Arachis duranensis cultivar V14167 chromosome 3, aradu.V14167.gnm2.J7QH, whole genome shotgun sequence and contains:
- the LOC107480601 gene encoding probably inactive leucine-rich repeat receptor-like protein kinase At5g48380, with protein sequence MLKMKQGSMSPKTRMGITITILIFTQILLCIHATETDIFCLKSIKDSLEDPYNFLASWDFNNKTEGVICIFVGVNCWNPNENRVLGIDLSNMRLKGQFPRGLHNCTSLTALDLSSNSLWAPLPSDIHTLLPFAVSIDLSNNHFSGQIPPSLASCTYLNVLKLDGNMLSGGIPGQLAALPRIRTLSFDNNKLSGEVPNLAYGSVSVSYAKNRGLCGGPLEPCSFDGGGGLIIMDQSFKDGLFVGFASSFSFLLACIFFLSNSYWAKLLKWINHNKGVELVKYVCSIITGRKLGIEADQMPQLQEKGSQKIALLLERLTSTMKFEELNDATDGFSINNAIGFGKMGIMYKGKLANGWHLAIKKLTDSQQFGRRVLIEIRILGKLRHRNIVPLLGFCIENDERILVYPYFSNGRLSKWLHPLETEAMILTWPQRINIALGVARALSWLHHLCNLHVVHLNICSRSILLDKNFEPKLSNFGDAKFLNPNNHESLGMSFYIKDGKKDVYDFGNVIFELVTGKLYEELVESSCNNANLSPNPSSFYSAIDKFIIGEGFESEAFMLMKIACECVQPFPEQRPTMVQVYNKMSSLWEERHELCGDSNTCTRSESFSATDRDEFVEL
- the LOC107480600 gene encoding early nodulin-75, which gives rise to MALKNTLAVLLLALLFAAVSIADEYPKPIHKPPFQKPPYEKPPYHKPPFEKPPHEKPPFEKPPHEKPPYEKPPHEKPPYGKPPHQEEQVEKVEVNGYYKPPQHHEPRPYKPPYGGGGHGGHHPPAENEETDGYYKPHPHPYKPHPPHHGHWPPTAN